From a single Rutidosis leptorrhynchoides isolate AG116_Rl617_1_P2 chromosome 5, CSIRO_AGI_Rlap_v1, whole genome shotgun sequence genomic region:
- the LOC139846915 gene encoding uncharacterized protein isoform X1: MDTNNIITNLPIHKAALKDDWKSVAQIFENEPELMTKPINYLGETPLMIAVGTNNSHNFVKQLVERIIALGATDRLFLKSSGGDNPLHRAAIIGNTVDARLLVEQNREMTQVQNDSGYTPLVLAAWHGNKKLLRYLLRVTRELLSEEEGSRSLFTGVAGGDLVNLTIQAGFLDIALELIKLHPDIVLEEDGASRTALEVLGRNPKFFFNGNTLGICSRLIYILMPMNKWSQEETRDNIFPKVYKMFANGFWGVLRYLAPWLKDIHDIKVNDYLAKLLTKHICTRVIAKVDHDLTWKILGSATSASVQHGTPEVIRECISAYPDIIWYKDKGFHLSLEAIAQRQEQVYNVIWHSSINNVSQAYMIDLEEKENSLHKAAKLAPPHRLNIVTGAALQMQRELQWFKEVENIVEPSFKEALNKNKKTPKVVFIEEHKELLDEAQQWMKDTASSCTVVAALIITMAFAGAFTLPGGNEEDGKPLFLNKATFMIFIISDAIALFSSTASVLMFLGILTARFAHEDFLYNLPKRMTIGLVSFFLSLVATMIAFSATLVLVLEHKVSWIVAPLVVVTCIPVGVFAWLQFPLLIELVYSTYGPSIFRQKKD, from the exons ATGGATACCAATAACATAATCACAAATCTCCCAATTCACAAAGCGGCATTAAAAGACGATTGGAAATCGGTTGCTCAAATCTTCGAAAACGAACCCGAACTAATGACAAAACCGATTAATTACCTTGGCGAAACCCCGTTAATGATAGCCGTGGGAACAAACAACTCCCATAATTTCGTTAAACAGTTAGTGGAACGTATAATCGCATTAGGCGCGACTGATCGGTTGTTTTTAAAAAGTTCGGGTGGAGATAATCCGCTTCATCGTGCTGCTATAATTGGGAACACGGTAGATGCAAGGCTTTTAGTGGAACAAAACCGAGAGATGACTCAAGTTCAGAATGATAGTGGTTATACACCGTTAGTTTTGGCTGCTTGGCATGGCAACAAGAAATTGTTACGGTATTTGTTGAGAGTGACTCGAGAATTACTATCCGAAGAGGAAGGGAGTCGTAGTTTATTTACCGGGGTTGCTGGTGGTGATCTTGTTAATCTCACAATTCAGGCTGGATTCCTAG ATATTGCATTGGAATTGATTAAGTTGCATCCAGACATTGTGCTAGAAGAGGATGGGGCGTCTAGAACGGCTTTGGAAGTATTAGGTAGAAacccgaaatttttttttaacggaaaCACACTCGGAATATGTAGTCGTCTTATTTACATAC TGATGCCAATGAACAAGTGGAGTCAAGAAGAAACTCGAGACAACATTTTCCCAAAGGTTTACAAAATG TTTGCTAATGGTTTTTGGGGTGTCCTCCGGTACCTTG CTCCATGGCTAAAGGACATTCATGATATTAAAGTAAACGATTACCTGGCGAAGCTACTCACAAAACATATATGCACAAGAGTTATAGCAAAGGTCGATCACGACTTAACCTGGAAGATTTTAGGATCAGCAACGTCTGCTTCAGTCCAACATGGGACACCCGAAGTCATCCGGGAGTGCATATCCGCTTATCCGGATATAATTTGGTACAAGGATAAAGGGTTTCACTTGTCTCTTGAAGCTATTGCGCAGCGTCAAGAACAAGTGTACAACGTTATATGGCATTCATCTATTAACAACGTATCACAAGCTTATATGATTGATCTAGAAGAAAAAGAGAACTCGTTACATAAGGCCGCTAAGTTGGCTCCTCCACATCGATTGAACATTGTTACTGGAGCAGCTTTACAAATGCAACGTGAGCTTCAATGGTTTAAG GAAGTGGAGAACATTGTAGAACCATCATTTAAAGAAGCTTTAAACAAAAACAAGAAAACCCCAAAAGTGGTTTTTATTGAGGAACACAAGGAATTACTTGATGAAGCTCAACAATGGATGAAAGACACTGCTTCTTCATGTACCGTCGTAGCAGCACTTATAATCACAATGGCTTTTGCAGGTGCTTTTACACTCCCAGGTGGGAACGAAGAAGATGGAAAACCTTTGTTCTTAAACAAAGCAActtttatgatttttatcataTCTGATGCCATTGCGTTATTTTCATCAACTGCTTCGGTGCTGATGTTCTTAGGGATACTTACTGCGCGTTTTGCACATGAAGATTTTTTATACAACCTGCCAAAGAGAATGACAATTGGACTTGTTTCCTTTTTTCTGTCATTAGTCGCTACTATGATTGCTTTTAGTGCAACTCTAGTACTCGTGCTCGAACATAAAGTGTCGTGGATCGTAGCGCCACTTGTTGTTGTGACATGTATTCCTGTGGGTGTGTTTGCCTGGCTGCAGTTTCCGTTACTCATAGAGCTTGTTTACTCCACATATGGACCAAGCATTTTTCGTCAAAAGAAAGATTAG
- the LOC139846915 gene encoding uncharacterized protein isoform X2, whose product MDTNNIITNLPIHKAALKDDWKSVAQIFENEPELMTKPINYLGETPLMIAVGTNNSHNFVKQLVERIIALGATDRLFLKSSGGDNPLHRAAIIGNTVDARLLVEQNREMTQVQNDSGYTPLVLAAWHGNKKLLRYLLRVTRELLSEEEGSRSLFTGVAGGDLVNLTIQAGFLDIALELIKLHPDIVLEEDGASRTALEVLVMPMNKWSQEETRDNIFPKVYKMFANGFWGVLRYLAPWLKDIHDIKVNDYLAKLLTKHICTRVIAKVDHDLTWKILGSATSASVQHGTPEVIRECISAYPDIIWYKDKGFHLSLEAIAQRQEQVYNVIWHSSINNVSQAYMIDLEEKENSLHKAAKLAPPHRLNIVTGAALQMQRELQWFKEVENIVEPSFKEALNKNKKTPKVVFIEEHKELLDEAQQWMKDTASSCTVVAALIITMAFAGAFTLPGGNEEDGKPLFLNKATFMIFIISDAIALFSSTASVLMFLGILTARFAHEDFLYNLPKRMTIGLVSFFLSLVATMIAFSATLVLVLEHKVSWIVAPLVVVTCIPVGVFAWLQFPLLIELVYSTYGPSIFRQKKD is encoded by the exons ATGGATACCAATAACATAATCACAAATCTCCCAATTCACAAAGCGGCATTAAAAGACGATTGGAAATCGGTTGCTCAAATCTTCGAAAACGAACCCGAACTAATGACAAAACCGATTAATTACCTTGGCGAAACCCCGTTAATGATAGCCGTGGGAACAAACAACTCCCATAATTTCGTTAAACAGTTAGTGGAACGTATAATCGCATTAGGCGCGACTGATCGGTTGTTTTTAAAAAGTTCGGGTGGAGATAATCCGCTTCATCGTGCTGCTATAATTGGGAACACGGTAGATGCAAGGCTTTTAGTGGAACAAAACCGAGAGATGACTCAAGTTCAGAATGATAGTGGTTATACACCGTTAGTTTTGGCTGCTTGGCATGGCAACAAGAAATTGTTACGGTATTTGTTGAGAGTGACTCGAGAATTACTATCCGAAGAGGAAGGGAGTCGTAGTTTATTTACCGGGGTTGCTGGTGGTGATCTTGTTAATCTCACAATTCAGGCTGGATTCCTAG ATATTGCATTGGAATTGATTAAGTTGCATCCAGACATTGTGCTAGAAGAGGATGGGGCGTCTAGAACGGCTTTGGAAGTATTAG TGATGCCAATGAACAAGTGGAGTCAAGAAGAAACTCGAGACAACATTTTCCCAAAGGTTTACAAAATG TTTGCTAATGGTTTTTGGGGTGTCCTCCGGTACCTTG CTCCATGGCTAAAGGACATTCATGATATTAAAGTAAACGATTACCTGGCGAAGCTACTCACAAAACATATATGCACAAGAGTTATAGCAAAGGTCGATCACGACTTAACCTGGAAGATTTTAGGATCAGCAACGTCTGCTTCAGTCCAACATGGGACACCCGAAGTCATCCGGGAGTGCATATCCGCTTATCCGGATATAATTTGGTACAAGGATAAAGGGTTTCACTTGTCTCTTGAAGCTATTGCGCAGCGTCAAGAACAAGTGTACAACGTTATATGGCATTCATCTATTAACAACGTATCACAAGCTTATATGATTGATCTAGAAGAAAAAGAGAACTCGTTACATAAGGCCGCTAAGTTGGCTCCTCCACATCGATTGAACATTGTTACTGGAGCAGCTTTACAAATGCAACGTGAGCTTCAATGGTTTAAG GAAGTGGAGAACATTGTAGAACCATCATTTAAAGAAGCTTTAAACAAAAACAAGAAAACCCCAAAAGTGGTTTTTATTGAGGAACACAAGGAATTACTTGATGAAGCTCAACAATGGATGAAAGACACTGCTTCTTCATGTACCGTCGTAGCAGCACTTATAATCACAATGGCTTTTGCAGGTGCTTTTACACTCCCAGGTGGGAACGAAGAAGATGGAAAACCTTTGTTCTTAAACAAAGCAActtttatgatttttatcataTCTGATGCCATTGCGTTATTTTCATCAACTGCTTCGGTGCTGATGTTCTTAGGGATACTTACTGCGCGTTTTGCACATGAAGATTTTTTATACAACCTGCCAAAGAGAATGACAATTGGACTTGTTTCCTTTTTTCTGTCATTAGTCGCTACTATGATTGCTTTTAGTGCAACTCTAGTACTCGTGCTCGAACATAAAGTGTCGTGGATCGTAGCGCCACTTGTTGTTGTGACATGTATTCCTGTGGGTGTGTTTGCCTGGCTGCAGTTTCCGTTACTCATAGAGCTTGTTTACTCCACATATGGACCAAGCATTTTTCGTCAAAAGAAAGATTAG
- the LOC139846915 gene encoding uncharacterized protein isoform X3, whose translation MDTNNIITNLPIHKAALKDDWKSVAQIFENEPELMTKPINYLGETPLMIAVGTNNSHNFVKQLVERIIALGATDRLFLKSSGGDNPLHRAAIIGNTVDARLLVEQNREMTQVQNDSGYTPLVLAAWHGNKKLLRYLLRVTRELLSEEEGSRSLFTGVAGGDLVNLTIQAGFLVMPMNKWSQEETRDNIFPKVYKMFANGFWGVLRYLAPWLKDIHDIKVNDYLAKLLTKHICTRVIAKVDHDLTWKILGSATSASVQHGTPEVIRECISAYPDIIWYKDKGFHLSLEAIAQRQEQVYNVIWHSSINNVSQAYMIDLEEKENSLHKAAKLAPPHRLNIVTGAALQMQRELQWFKEVENIVEPSFKEALNKNKKTPKVVFIEEHKELLDEAQQWMKDTASSCTVVAALIITMAFAGAFTLPGGNEEDGKPLFLNKATFMIFIISDAIALFSSTASVLMFLGILTARFAHEDFLYNLPKRMTIGLVSFFLSLVATMIAFSATLVLVLEHKVSWIVAPLVVVTCIPVGVFAWLQFPLLIELVYSTYGPSIFRQKKD comes from the exons ATGGATACCAATAACATAATCACAAATCTCCCAATTCACAAAGCGGCATTAAAAGACGATTGGAAATCGGTTGCTCAAATCTTCGAAAACGAACCCGAACTAATGACAAAACCGATTAATTACCTTGGCGAAACCCCGTTAATGATAGCCGTGGGAACAAACAACTCCCATAATTTCGTTAAACAGTTAGTGGAACGTATAATCGCATTAGGCGCGACTGATCGGTTGTTTTTAAAAAGTTCGGGTGGAGATAATCCGCTTCATCGTGCTGCTATAATTGGGAACACGGTAGATGCAAGGCTTTTAGTGGAACAAAACCGAGAGATGACTCAAGTTCAGAATGATAGTGGTTATACACCGTTAGTTTTGGCTGCTTGGCATGGCAACAAGAAATTGTTACGGTATTTGTTGAGAGTGACTCGAGAATTACTATCCGAAGAGGAAGGGAGTCGTAGTTTATTTACCGGGGTTGCTGGTGGTGATCTTGTTAATCTCACAATTCAGGCTGGATTCCTAG TGATGCCAATGAACAAGTGGAGTCAAGAAGAAACTCGAGACAACATTTTCCCAAAGGTTTACAAAATG TTTGCTAATGGTTTTTGGGGTGTCCTCCGGTACCTTG CTCCATGGCTAAAGGACATTCATGATATTAAAGTAAACGATTACCTGGCGAAGCTACTCACAAAACATATATGCACAAGAGTTATAGCAAAGGTCGATCACGACTTAACCTGGAAGATTTTAGGATCAGCAACGTCTGCTTCAGTCCAACATGGGACACCCGAAGTCATCCGGGAGTGCATATCCGCTTATCCGGATATAATTTGGTACAAGGATAAAGGGTTTCACTTGTCTCTTGAAGCTATTGCGCAGCGTCAAGAACAAGTGTACAACGTTATATGGCATTCATCTATTAACAACGTATCACAAGCTTATATGATTGATCTAGAAGAAAAAGAGAACTCGTTACATAAGGCCGCTAAGTTGGCTCCTCCACATCGATTGAACATTGTTACTGGAGCAGCTTTACAAATGCAACGTGAGCTTCAATGGTTTAAG GAAGTGGAGAACATTGTAGAACCATCATTTAAAGAAGCTTTAAACAAAAACAAGAAAACCCCAAAAGTGGTTTTTATTGAGGAACACAAGGAATTACTTGATGAAGCTCAACAATGGATGAAAGACACTGCTTCTTCATGTACCGTCGTAGCAGCACTTATAATCACAATGGCTTTTGCAGGTGCTTTTACACTCCCAGGTGGGAACGAAGAAGATGGAAAACCTTTGTTCTTAAACAAAGCAActtttatgatttttatcataTCTGATGCCATTGCGTTATTTTCATCAACTGCTTCGGTGCTGATGTTCTTAGGGATACTTACTGCGCGTTTTGCACATGAAGATTTTTTATACAACCTGCCAAAGAGAATGACAATTGGACTTGTTTCCTTTTTTCTGTCATTAGTCGCTACTATGATTGCTTTTAGTGCAACTCTAGTACTCGTGCTCGAACATAAAGTGTCGTGGATCGTAGCGCCACTTGTTGTTGTGACATGTATTCCTGTGGGTGTGTTTGCCTGGCTGCAGTTTCCGTTACTCATAGAGCTTGTTTACTCCACATATGGACCAAGCATTTTTCGTCAAAAGAAAGATTAG